One window of bacterium genomic DNA carries:
- the plsY gene encoding glycerol-3-phosphate 1-O-acyltransferase PlsY: MLSFLLVLLAAYLAGSFPTAILVGKLVRGKDFDIRNEGSGNAGGTNVFRVLGWQAGLAVMLVDVFKGFAATYWISRWQPLGPPHIDETVLPIVTGVAAVLGHIWTVFAGFRGGKGVGTAAGMILALYPLAALVCLVIFVAVVYATRYVSLGSMLAAVSLPVVLLLAQKFTRQEIPEAHFQFSLAIAFLIVFTHRKNIQRLLEGTENRLGGKKPAMRT, translated from the coding sequence ATGCTATCATTCCTGCTCGTGTTGCTCGCCGCGTATCTGGCCGGCTCGTTTCCCACTGCGATTCTGGTCGGCAAGCTGGTGCGCGGCAAAGATTTTGACATTCGCAATGAAGGCAGTGGCAATGCCGGCGGCACCAACGTGTTTCGCGTGCTCGGCTGGCAGGCCGGTCTGGCGGTGATGCTGGTGGATGTGTTCAAGGGCTTTGCGGCGACGTATTGGATTTCACGCTGGCAGCCGCTCGGCCCGCCGCACATCGATGAAACCGTGCTGCCGATCGTGACCGGCGTCGCCGCGGTGTTGGGCCACATCTGGACGGTGTTTGCGGGCTTCCGCGGCGGCAAGGGTGTGGGCACGGCCGCCGGCATGATTCTCGCGCTGTATCCTCTCGCCGCGCTGGTGTGCCTGGTGATTTTCGTCGCCGTGGTCTATGCCACGCGCTATGTTTCGCTGGGCTCGATGCTCGCGGCGGTGAGCCTGCCGGTGGTGTTGCTGCTGGCGCAGAAATTCACGCGCCAGGAGATTCCCGAGGCGCATTTCCAATTCAGCCTCGCGATCGCCTTTCTCATCGTCTTCACCCACCGCAAGAACATCCAGCGCCTGCTCGAGGGCACGGAGAATCGCCTGGGCGGCAAGAAGCCGGCGATGCGAACCTGA
- a CDS encoding DegV family EDD domain-containing protein has translation MPITYIDGPRLKDSVIAGAQRLIQMQEQLNNINVFPVPDGDTGTNMALTMRSVAEGALNCKEQSVHAVSLALADSALMGARGNSGAILAQFFQGLSEGFEGKTRADLAMFADAVLTASRLSREAIAEPREGTILTVIHDWAQYIHDTWQRVTDFPTLIRASLQAATDSLNRTPEKLKVLAKAGVVDAGAQGFVHLLEGILHFMQSGKIERIARGILTFGNAKAQVAEEPEQITFQFCTQAFIVGKDIDRRALRERLRALGDSMIVAGSSERVRIHIHSNEPEQVFALAREYGELVNFKQDDMRSQHARAHHDPAAQTVAVITDSACDLPADDFIRYNIHMVPVALAFGNKSYVDKVTITDRDFYELLATSPVHPTTSQPAPGDFKQVYLHVAQNHREALAIILTGALSGTLQAAQRAAQAVHNDINIRVIDSKNVCIAQGLIVQAAAEAAENGMKLDELEKHVQWAVQNVKLLFTVETMDYLVRGGRVSRLRGGLAGLLKIRPIITLNAEGRPQVVAKAFSRDQSHRKLIEIATQAAAGKRKLRMMVAHANAPEAAAFLAEQLRRRLELAEVPVTSVSPALGVHAGPGAVAVAFLGE, from the coding sequence ATGCCCATTACTTACATTGACGGACCGCGACTGAAAGACTCTGTGATTGCCGGAGCGCAACGCTTGATTCAAATGCAGGAGCAACTCAACAACATCAACGTCTTCCCCGTGCCGGACGGCGACACCGGCACCAACATGGCATTGACCATGCGCAGCGTGGCGGAGGGTGCGCTCAATTGCAAGGAACAATCGGTGCATGCCGTGAGCCTGGCGCTGGCGGATTCGGCGCTGATGGGCGCGCGCGGCAACTCCGGCGCCATTCTCGCGCAGTTCTTCCAGGGGCTTTCCGAAGGTTTCGAAGGCAAGACGCGGGCCGACCTGGCCATGTTTGCCGACGCCGTGTTGACCGCCTCCCGGCTTTCACGGGAAGCCATCGCCGAGCCGCGTGAAGGCACCATTCTCACCGTAATCCACGATTGGGCGCAATACATTCACGACACCTGGCAGCGGGTCACTGATTTTCCCACCCTGATCCGCGCCTCCCTGCAAGCCGCAACCGACTCTCTGAATCGCACGCCGGAAAAACTCAAAGTGCTGGCCAAGGCCGGCGTGGTGGATGCCGGCGCCCAGGGCTTCGTGCATCTGCTCGAAGGCATTCTGCATTTCATGCAATCCGGCAAAATCGAGCGCATCGCGCGGGGCATCTTGACCTTTGGCAATGCCAAGGCTCAGGTCGCGGAGGAGCCAGAACAGATCACCTTTCAGTTTTGCACCCAGGCCTTCATCGTCGGCAAAGACATCGACCGCCGGGCTTTGCGCGAGCGGCTGCGGGCGTTGGGCGATTCCATGATCGTGGCAGGCTCGAGCGAGCGCGTGCGCATTCACATTCACAGCAATGAGCCGGAGCAAGTGTTCGCCCTGGCACGGGAATACGGCGAGCTGGTCAATTTCAAGCAAGACGACATGCGGAGCCAGCACGCCCGCGCCCATCATGATCCGGCGGCGCAGACGGTGGCGGTGATCACCGATTCCGCCTGCGACCTGCCGGCCGATGATTTCATTCGCTACAACATCCACATGGTGCCGGTGGCGCTCGCGTTCGGCAACAAGAGTTACGTTGACAAGGTGACCATTACCGACCGCGATTTCTACGAGCTGCTCGCCACTTCCCCGGTGCATCCCACCACCTCACAGCCCGCGCCCGGCGATTTCAAGCAAGTCTACCTGCATGTCGCGCAAAATCATCGTGAGGCCCTTGCCATCATTCTCACGGGCGCGCTGAGCGGCACCCTGCAGGCGGCGCAGCGCGCGGCGCAGGCGGTGCACAACGACATCAACATTCGCGTGATCGATTCCAAGAACGTGTGCATTGCCCAGGGCCTGATCGTGCAGGCAGCCGCGGAAGCCGCGGAAAACGGCATGAAGCTGGATGAGCTCGAGAAACACGTGCAGTGGGCAGTGCAAAACGTCAAGCTGCTCTTCACGGTCGAGACCATGGACTATCTCGTGCGCGGCGGCCGCGTGTCGCGCTTGCGCGGCGGGCTTGCCGGTTTGTTGAAGATCCGGCCGATCATCACCCTCAACGCCGAAGGCCGGCCGCAGGTGGTGGCCAAGGCCTTCAGCCGCGACCAGTCGCACCGCAAATTGATTGAGATCGCCACGCAAGCAGCAGCCGGCAAGCGCAAACTGCGCATGATGGTCGCGCATGCCAACGCGCCGGAAGCCGCGGCCTTTCTGGCCGAGCAACTGCGCCGGCGGTTGGAACTGGCCGAGGTTCCCGTCACCAGCGTGTCACCGGCGCTGGGTGTGCATGCCGGGCCCGGCGCAGTCGCCGTTGCGTTTTTGGGAGAATGA
- a CDS encoding (2Fe-2S)-binding protein: MPTVHFEAENRKVEVPEGTTVRQAAKKAGVSVYGSVNRFINCRGFGLCGTDRIAVQPGECLNRPTLFEKLQLGDQPKERLACQARINGDLTVNTAPAMAYGLVMKENVKFGAIALVFGALTLGTILFMVFEMVGKPLF; the protein is encoded by the coding sequence ATGCCCACCGTTCACTTCGAAGCCGAGAATCGCAAAGTGGAGGTTCCGGAAGGCACCACCGTGCGCCAAGCCGCGAAAAAAGCGGGCGTCAGCGTGTACGGCAGCGTCAACCGATTCATCAATTGTCGCGGATTCGGATTATGCGGCACGGACCGGATTGCGGTGCAACCGGGCGAGTGTCTCAACCGGCCGACGCTTTTCGAGAAGCTGCAGCTCGGTGACCAGCCGAAGGAACGTCTGGCCTGCCAGGCGCGAATCAACGGCGACCTCACCGTCAACACCGCGCCGGCCATGGCCTACGGCCTGGTGATGAAGGAGAATGTCAAATTCGGCGCGATTGCTCTGGTCTTTGGCGCATTGACGCTGGGCACGATACTGTTCATGGTTTTCGAAATGGTGGGCAAACCGTTGTTCTAA
- a CDS encoding four helix bundle protein, which yields MEKALVNRFEDLQCYQKSLELHLEIHELTLSFPKFEMYELGSQLRRSSNSIPANIAEGWNNKHHNIYLEGLNRALGELRETQHHLHVARRKGYITQEKFEALLARYNECGRMLKGLERALENKK from the coding sequence ATGGAGAAGGCACTGGTGAATAGGTTTGAGGATTTGCAGTGTTATCAAAAATCACTCGAGCTCCATCTGGAAATCCATGAGCTAACGTTGAGTTTTCCAAAGTTCGAAATGTACGAACTTGGCTCTCAGCTTCGCCGTTCAAGTAATTCGATACCGGCAAATATCGCCGAAGGCTGGAACAACAAGCATCACAATATCTATCTCGAAGGCCTTAATCGCGCACTGGGAGAGTTGCGCGAGACGCAACATCATCTTCACGTCGCTCGCAGAAAGGGCTATATCACCCAGGAAAAGTTCGAAGCTCTACTTGCTCGCTACAACGAATGCGGCAGAATGTTGAAGGGACTCGAGAGAGCGCTTGAGAACAAGAAATGA
- a CDS encoding tetratricopeptide repeat protein encodes MPGQTVKLLKVFLASPGDVRLEREKARDEILSLRALAQKHGFDLEATGWETHATPGMGRSQARINQLVRECDLFLGILWRRFGLPTGEAESGTLEEFTLARERYAREHAPEIMLYFREVHPDFLADPGPQLRKVLGFKQQVEEGRLALYANYRDPEHFATLLRQHVTDWLLKLAPATNNDQRLTTNNASAQDTPPLSAFAEHLEYCRTELQKTARPLRLRTLTLPPLFLEEVEVERPRNMKVSIAVKTFPRLLILGEPGAGKTTSLKKLTSEYAVWRGEGKEPGLNEPEDFDLPIFVDLSAYPTLAAKDSQHGLWRLLTASVRGVHDVDVRKRLATGGCLLLFDGLNEVGEAYDEVVHHLRHLVHEIPHNRFVVTCRPGIYRDELRHEFVTFQLERLSSFNASKVLEIEIGAEKAQPAWKGLDEYTRDLCRNPLMLTLLADELRASDNPPQNRAELFDRFIDRYLSEWARVKGAGSVRVEKEILSALAWRLGISRTLLSADEAAAVMSARLAELQRKNEAPQHLNVADLNREFLHHGLLRESAGQTGFFHQAVQEYFFAREVALHQSIEYVLKHASDPEWAEVLVFVCGLVEDATEVVREVMKGDPYLAAKCIVYAKEVDRYVVDGLAISLIQKLKAKFEKDVWVGELYPEMLSILSLEFKTYTKKLVDLFRRAYYENAQALYDFAYMLLALNISEKAIHFLEPLVSEQPNDVGLRGWLAAAFRHVGNFEDSISNLKKCLDLKPDNEWLWSNLGRVYNELKNYQEAEKSFCRAIELKDDSFRAHCHFGLTLLAMKRYKEALEEFQKSINLRYGYGMTHNGLAELYLEYLNQPEKAISEYEIALQLERRPFKISQSLFGLARTHEAAGRTAEARQRYQEYLDRFPWGEHAQEALAALERLGGE; translated from the coding sequence ATGCCCGGCCAAACCGTAAAACTGCTGAAGGTCTTCCTCGCCTCGCCCGGCGATGTGAGGCTCGAGCGTGAAAAAGCGCGCGACGAGATTCTCAGTCTCCGTGCGCTGGCGCAGAAGCACGGTTTTGATCTCGAAGCCACGGGCTGGGAAACGCACGCCACGCCCGGCATGGGCCGCAGCCAGGCCCGCATCAATCAACTCGTGCGGGAATGCGATTTGTTTCTCGGCATTCTCTGGCGGCGCTTCGGGCTTCCCACCGGCGAAGCAGAATCCGGCACGCTGGAGGAATTCACTCTTGCCCGCGAACGCTATGCGCGCGAGCATGCCCCGGAAATCATGCTGTACTTTCGCGAAGTGCATCCCGACTTTCTCGCTGATCCCGGCCCGCAACTGCGCAAGGTTCTCGGATTCAAACAACAAGTGGAAGAGGGCCGGCTCGCGCTTTATGCCAACTACCGTGATCCCGAGCACTTCGCAACGCTTTTGCGCCAACACGTCACCGATTGGCTGTTGAAGCTCGCTCCCGCCACGAACAACGACCAACGACTCACGACCAACAACGCTTCTGCTCAGGACACCCCGCCCCTCTCCGCCTTCGCTGAACACCTCGAATACTGCCGCACCGAATTGCAGAAAACCGCGCGGCCTTTGCGGCTGCGCACGCTCACTTTGCCGCCGCTGTTTCTGGAAGAAGTCGAGGTTGAGCGGCCGCGCAACATGAAAGTAAGCATTGCGGTGAAAACCTTCCCGCGCTTGCTCATTCTCGGCGAGCCGGGCGCGGGCAAAACCACTTCGCTCAAGAAACTCACATCAGAATATGCGGTCTGGCGCGGCGAAGGCAAGGAGCCGGGACTCAATGAGCCGGAGGATTTCGATCTCCCCATCTTTGTCGATCTCTCGGCCTATCCCACCCTGGCGGCCAAGGACTCCCAACACGGCTTGTGGCGCTTGCTTACCGCGAGTGTACGAGGCGTGCATGATGTCGATGTCCGCAAGCGCCTCGCGACCGGCGGCTGCTTGTTGCTGTTCGACGGCCTGAATGAGGTCGGCGAGGCGTATGATGAAGTCGTGCACCACCTGCGCCATCTCGTGCACGAGATTCCGCACAATCGTTTTGTCGTGACTTGCCGGCCCGGCATTTATCGCGATGAGCTGCGCCATGAATTCGTGACGTTCCAACTCGAGCGGCTAAGCAGCTTCAATGCTTCGAAGGTTTTGGAGATCGAAATCGGCGCGGAGAAGGCGCAACCGGCGTGGAAAGGATTGGATGAATACACGCGCGACCTCTGCCGCAATCCGCTCATGCTCACGCTGTTGGCGGACGAGCTGCGCGCGAGTGATAATCCGCCGCAAAACCGCGCGGAGTTGTTCGACCGTTTTATCGACCGCTATTTGAGTGAATGGGCGCGGGTGAAAGGCGCAGGCTCAGTGCGAGTGGAAAAGGAGATTCTCTCGGCGCTGGCGTGGCGACTTGGGATCAGCCGGACCCTGCTTTCCGCGGATGAAGCCGCGGCCGTCATGTCTGCCCGGCTGGCGGAACTGCAGCGCAAGAACGAAGCGCCGCAGCATTTGAACGTCGCTGATCTCAATCGTGAATTCCTGCACCACGGCCTGCTGCGCGAAAGCGCGGGCCAAACCGGATTCTTTCACCAGGCCGTGCAGGAATATTTCTTCGCGCGCGAAGTGGCATTGCATCAATCAATCGAATACGTTTTGAAGCATGCCAGCGACCCTGAATGGGCGGAAGTTTTGGTGTTCGTCTGCGGGTTGGTGGAGGATGCGACGGAGGTGGTGAGGGAGGTGATGAAGGGAGATCCTTATTTGGCTGCGAAATGTATAGTATATGCAAAAGAAGTCGATAGATACGTTGTCGATGGTTTGGCAATAAGCCTTATCCAAAAACTAAAAGCAAAATTTGAAAAAGATGTTTGGGTTGGGGAATTATATCCAGAAATGCTATCCATTCTATCTTTAGAATTCAAAACGTATACTAAAAAACTCGTAGATCTTTTCCGGCGTGCATATTATGAGAACGCTCAAGCACTTTACGATTTTGCTTATATGCTCCTTGCACTAAATATTTCAGAAAAAGCAATACACTTCCTTGAGCCTTTGGTAAGTGAACAGCCTAATGATGTGGGTCTTAGAGGATGGCTTGCAGCAGCATTTCGACATGTAGGGAATTTTGAAGATTCTATCTCAAACCTGAAGAAGTGTTTAGATTTAAAGCCAGACAATGAATGGCTTTGGAGCAATTTGGGTAGAGTGTATAATGAGCTTAAGAACTATCAAGAAGCGGAAAAAAGTTTTTGCCGAGCTATAGAATTAAAGGATGACTCATTTAGAGCACACTGTCATTTCGGTTTAACTTTATTGGCAATGAAGAGGTATAAAGAAGCTTTAGAAGAATTTCAAAAATCTATTAACTTACGTTATGGATATGGCATGACACACAATGGTTTAGCGGAACTTTATCTCGAATACTTGAATCAACCAGAAAAAGCCATATCAGAATATGAAATTGCACTTCAACTTGAACGACGCCCATTCAAAATATCTCAATCGTTGTTCGGTCTTGCCCGCACTCATGAAGCCGCCGGCCGTACCGCCGAAGCCCGGCAGCGTTATCAAGAATACCTCGACCGCTTCCCCTGGGGCGAGCATGCGCAAGAGGCGCTGGCCGCGTTGGAGCGGCTGGGGGGAGAATAA
- a CDS encoding tetratricopeptide repeat protein — MNCNECGAEVSPQSRFCPACGAKLAQRSEGTCAACGGALKPGAKFCPQCGQAVATAEAAAPSGQWHVAPGRGARSPWVTVGLLASIPVVVGILFFLFYPRTNPAPVNAAAPAPAAGQSQPPAQGMSDMASMAPIFSQIDSLKKRAQEDPADINALLHLAAIFDMAGKYEEAAGYYRDMLAVKPEDVETRLNLAGAYFNLKQNDRALEELQTALQHRPNYDFAMFNMAVIYAAMHEHEKAAEWWNKVIATSKSSDLVNRAHEGLKSLNH; from the coding sequence ATGAATTGCAACGAATGTGGCGCTGAAGTCTCGCCGCAGAGCCGTTTCTGTCCCGCGTGTGGCGCCAAGCTGGCGCAACGCAGTGAAGGCACTTGTGCAGCCTGCGGCGGCGCACTCAAACCGGGAGCCAAGTTTTGCCCGCAGTGCGGCCAAGCCGTGGCCACCGCCGAAGCCGCGGCACCTTCCGGTCAGTGGCACGTCGCGCCTGGCCGCGGCGCACGCTCGCCGTGGGTGACAGTGGGGCTGCTCGCCAGCATTCCGGTGGTGGTGGGCATTTTGTTCTTTCTGTTCTATCCGCGCACCAATCCCGCGCCGGTCAATGCGGCTGCACCGGCGCCGGCCGCCGGCCAAAGTCAACCGCCGGCACAAGGAATGTCTGACATGGCCTCGATGGCGCCGATTTTTTCACAGATCGATTCGCTGAAAAAACGCGCCCAAGAAGACCCGGCCGACATCAACGCCTTGCTGCACCTGGCGGCGATCTTCGACATGGCCGGCAAATATGAGGAAGCGGCGGGCTACTATCGCGATATGCTGGCGGTCAAGCCGGAGGATGTCGAAACCCGGCTGAATCTCGCCGGCGCCTATTTCAATCTCAAACAGAACGACCGGGCGCTGGAGGAATTGCAGACCGCGCTGCAGCATCGCCCCAACTATGATTTTGCCATGTTCAACATGGCGGTGATCTATGCCGCCATGCACGAGCACGAAAAAGCCGCGGAATGGTGGAACAAAGTAATTGCCACCAGCAAGTCAAGTGACTTGGTCAACCGCGCACACGAAGGTCTGAAATCGCTGAACCACTGA
- a CDS encoding type II toxin-antitoxin system PemK/MazF family toxin: MRRGEIYLAKLFEFPHEDEPAVEKARPVIILQNDEDNDNSHYPFVIVAPLSTKKLDRVYKQDVIVKSRESGLARDSKILLGIMRTILKTDLVRKLGKINKQRMEEINLKLFRALGFLER, from the coding sequence ATGCGACGCGGGGAAATCTATTTGGCCAAGCTCTTCGAATTTCCGCACGAAGATGAGCCGGCAGTTGAGAAAGCCCGGCCCGTAATCATCCTGCAAAACGACGAAGATAATGACAATTCGCATTATCCCTTTGTCATTGTCGCGCCATTGAGCACGAAAAAGTTGGATCGCGTGTACAAACAGGATGTCATCGTCAAATCGCGGGAATCCGGCCTTGCACGTGATTCAAAAATCCTTTTGGGCATTATGCGTACGATTCTCAAGACTGATCTCGTCAGAAAGCTGGGCAAGATCAACAAGCAGCGCATGGAAGAAATCAACCTCAAGCTGTTCCGCGCCCTGGGCTTTCTTGAGAGATAG